In Leptospira fletcheri, the genomic window AGCCAATCTGGAGCCCTTCAAAGGACTTCTCTTAGGATTGTTCTTTTTAGCCGTAGGAATGTCGATGAATCTAGACGTTCTGAAACTGAATCCTTGGTTCGTATTGGGAATTTCCATAGGATTGATGCTCGTGAAAGGATTGATTCTCTTTATAATCGGAAGGGTCAATCGACTGAGCTCGGAATCCGCCGCGAATTTATCCTTTAATATTTCGCAAGGAGGGGAATTCGCTTTCGTAATTTTAAACGTTTCCGCTCAATTAGGAATATTAGAAAAACAGATTTCCGAATATTCCATCGTCGTCGTCACGGTTTCCATGTTATTGACTCCTTTTTTTACGATCTTAAAGGAAAAAATTTTCGACCCTTTCTTTCGTAACGAAGAGGAAACTCCTCCGGACGTGATCGAGGAAAGAAATCGGGTCATCATCGCCGGCTTCGGAAGGGTGGGACAAATCATCGGTCGCATGCTCTATGTTCATCGGATAGGATTCACCGCATTGGAGCACAACGCAGAGCAGGTGAATGTGGCACGGAAATTCGGATATAAGATTTATTTCGGAGATGCGAGTAGACTGGACTTATTAATCTCCGCCGGAGCCGAACAAGCGGACATATTGATCCTAGCGGTACAAGATATGGATCTCTCAGTTAAAATCGCGGAATTAGTAAAGGCACATTTTCCGAAGCTGCAGATTATCGCGAGGGCAAGAAACAGGGCGCATTATTTTAAACTGTTGGATTTAGGAATCCGCAACATTCGCAGGGACACATTCGCTTCTTCTCTGGAAATCGGAGGGGAAGCCTTGATGGAATTGGGCTTTTTGCCCTCCGAAGTGGAGCGTATCCTCGAAAAATTCCGCGCGTACGACGAGGAAATGCTGATGGGCCAGTACAAAGTTAAACACGACGAAAAGGAATTGATCGCTTTTTCCAAGAACGCCGTAAAACAATTAGAAGAATCCTTTGCCGCGGATAGGCTAGAAAAAGAAGCGGCTTCCTGATCATTCTATATATGAAAAATCGTTTTGGCCTTTCCTTATTCTTTCTGGTATTTTTAATCAACGTCGTTTTACCGGTGGTTCCCCGATCAGACGCGATCTGGAACGTTCCTACTGGAATGAGTATCCTATTGCAGGGAAATATAAATCTGGACGAATACCCCGAATTGCAGAAGGAATTCGGCGGTTATGGATTGGTCCATATCGACGGGAAATCCTATAATATTTTTCCGATCGGAGTCTCCTTGCTTGCCCTTCCGCAGTTGTTTCTGATGACACAGATCAATGGATCTAAAGAAATCCTCAATCATTCCTTAGAAGCGGGAAAATTCGTCGCAGCCGCCTGGATGGGAATCGCCGCTCTATTCGTATTTTTGGGTTTTCGGGAAAAACTCGGTCAGTCCAAAGCCCTTCTCTTTTCATTGCTATTCGCATTCGCTACCCCAGCTCTTTCCACCGGAGGCAGAGCGTTGTGGCAACAGAGCGGAGCACTTCTACTGAATAGCGCCCTTTTCTTCCTTTTAGTACGCGGAAGATACGATATACGAACGATGATATGGGTGGGACTCGTTTGCGGACTCGGTGTTTGGGTGAGACCCACGACTCTTTTGGTTTCCGGCCC contains:
- a CDS encoding monovalent cation:proton antiporter-2 (CPA2) family protein codes for the protein MEQQSILITAIILLTTAVLCVPLFKKVGIGSIIGYVAGGILIGPYGIRLVTGGTEILHFAEFGVVLLLFLIGLELRPQTLWILRKPIFGMGLTQVVLSSVVLTYLIHWIFSIEWIAAALLGVSFSLSSTAFALQSLAEKNQLNTTTGRSAFAILLFQDLAVIPIMAILPLAASGGGTGQHPGFDFTKFALALFAILLVILGGRFLTRPLFRIIASSGNHEIFVALSLLLVLGVALIMEQVGLSMALGSFLGGVLLADSEYRHELEANLEPFKGLLLGLFFLAVGMSMNLDVLKLNPWFVLGISIGLMLVKGLILFIIGRVNRLSSESAANLSFNISQGGEFAFVILNVSAQLGILEKQISEYSIVVVTVSMLLTPFFTILKEKIFDPFFRNEEETPPDVIEERNRVIIAGFGRVGQIIGRMLYVHRIGFTALEHNAEQVNVARKFGYKIYFGDASRLDLLISAGAEQADILILAVQDMDLSVKIAELVKAHFPKLQIIARARNRAHYFKLLDLGIRNIRRDTFASSLEIGGEALMELGFLPSEVERILEKFRAYDEEMLMGQYKVKHDEKELIAFSKNAVKQLEESFAADRLEKEAAS